The sequence aggATATCAGGAAAATTTCGTACCAACGCATCACGTATTCaaatttttaagcaattttcAATTATTGAAATACAACAACTCCACGCATCCTATTGAAACCAACACGGCTGTTTCTCACGGGTTTAAAAACCTATGggaacttaaaaataaaatagaaaaacatcAAATAAGAAGAGAGGTATTTTTAAGGCAGACCTATCGTCACTTGTGAAGATGAAAACTGGTTCTAGTCCACAAGAACAAGAAAgtaaaacaggtgaagaaaaaagcaacacaaGCAAGGAATGTAGATTTTTAATGCGCACTGTGCCTTGGTTACCAAAGGGAAAAGCAACATTTCTCACCTTATCACCAAACACTACAAGTTTTCCAGAGCCAAGGCTCCTGCACGATTTGACACGAGCCAAGTTTGCCTTTTGCGACGGAAAACCCGACTGTGGATATTGTCAGAGCCCTTTTGAGCTACGCACGTCCTGAAGGAACACCGCTGCTCTACGCCAGAGGACAGCGAGCTCTCCCCAGGGAGGCAGCCGGGGATGAGCCGCTGCTCCGCTGTGTCCGCCCGGCCCGTGGCACAGCGGGGACACCTGCGCCAGCCTCGGGTGCCCTGGGCTGTCCGGAGCTGCGGGCACGACCCGCCCGTCCTCCCGCTGCCCTCAGAGCCCCGCGGGGGCTGCGCCTGCCGGGCTCGGCTCCGGCGAGACGCTGCGGGCACAGAGCAGCGCCCGTGCGGGACCTGTTGCCCTCAGACACCGGCGCGGGGCCGGAGTCAGCCGTGGGGAGGCTGCGGGGACACGGCGGCGACACCGCGACACATCAGAGCTTCCCGCTCCCTCCTCGCACCTcagccagggcacagggacTCGGTCCCGCACTGCGGCACCTCGGCGCTCCCCCAGCACGGGGCTGGCCCGCGCGAGGCTGCCGGttctccccagcccagccgGTCCCCCCGCGCTGCCCCTCGCCTGCCGGCGCTCACCTGcagccgccgctgccgccgcgctCGGGGATGCTGCGCAGCCGGAGCTCTCACCTCACCTGCACCGGCCGCACCGGCCGCCAGGGGGCTGGCGCACGGCACGCCGGGTAATGTAGTCCCCGGGCTACTCGGGACGGCCAATCCACGCTACGCGCCGCGGAGCATGCCGGGAGCGGTAGTTCTCCCCGACGGCGCCGCCGCGAGGCATTCTAGGAGATGTAGTCACAGCGCGGCGGTGCGCGGCCGGCGCCTCGCCGCCGCGGAACTACAACTCCCGTGCCCTCCCGCCGCGGCAGCTGGAGCGGGCCCGGACGCGGCGCCGAGCGGCTGTGGGTGTGCGAGCCCGGCATGGCGGCCCCACCGCCTTCAGCCCCGGGAGagccggcgccgccgccgccgccgctgcagtacagcctcctgctgcagcacctcgTGGGCGACAAGCGGCAGCCCCGCGTCTGGGACCCCGCCGCCCTCGGCGGCATCCCCTGCCCGCCCAAGAGCGAGGAGCAGAAGATGGTGGAGCGGGTCATGGAGAGTTGCCCCTTCAAGGCGGCGCTGGCTTGCGTGGGAGGTGCGGCGGCTGGAAGGACGGGGCAGGCAGCTGTGGGGTGGTTCGGGGGTCCCTCTGGAGTCGGGAAAGGGGCGGatggaggagaggctgcagccccCGTGTTTGATTTTCCTTCTAAGCCTCCTCCGGTGCCTGTGACGTGTCCCAGGGAGCGATCTCTGTCTGCCTTCCTTGGAGAGGCACAGGTGCTCATGGCCtttcctcagcacagcacaggctgtcACAAGTGTCCATAGTACCAAGCGATTCCTGCCCCTGTCACGGTGCAGCGCTCACAGGCAGCGGGACGGGAGCAGAGCCGCTTCATTGCCTTCAGGGAATGTGCTGCTCCAATCCAGCCAAGTTCATTTCATATTGTTTATCTTTTGCAGGATTTGTTCTGGGAGGTGCATTTGGTATCTTCACAGCTGGTATTGACACCAACGTGGGGTTTGATCCCAAGGATCCCTATCGCACTCCCACGGCTAAAGAGGTGCTCAAGGACATGGGGCAGCGAGGCATCTCCTACGCCAAGAACTTTGCCATCGTGGGTGCCATGTTCTCCTGCACAGAATGCGTGGTAGAGTCGGTGAGTGGAAACCTCTCAACCattaagaaatgttttcttgtactctttaaaaatcttttactAGATGCAAGTAAGTACGTATATCCCCTTTGCAATAGGGCAGTGGAATAGGctactttgttcttttttggcCAGCAAAGCTTTTCAGCTTTGGGATCTGtcttcagagctgctgttctctgaCAGAATGAAGATCTCTTTTGCAATAGCAAAGTCCTTTTCACTTTAAGTCCTGAATGTATTGGCAAGCAGAGGCATTACTTTTTAAAACCCTAGCTACAAGTGCTTGTGTAAAACGTCAAACTGTGAGTTGCAACATGGCAAAAGTTCCACATGCAGAAAGGGATCGTTTGATGAAAGTTCTTGAGTAACAGGCCAGTTTTCATCTGTCCCCTACAGCCAGAAATGACCTTGTGCAGCTCAGTGGTAAATCTAtcatctgcttttttaaaataggaaaattacCCTGTTATGAATTTGAGTCCTGCCTTTTAATTGAAAGTCACAATTACTTCTTAACTCATCTAGAAGAAAAGTGCATCTGCTTGCACAATGGAGCAGAACAAAGAGATCTCTGCACTGGTGAAAATCCAGTGTGTCCTGGCTATGGAAATAGTCCATCTTTGTCAGCAGGTGCTGTGACTCTCACCTGGGCCAAGGACCAGCTGCATGGCtgggctcagggctgctctcatgTAGTTATTGCCCTTTTAAACTCAGGGCTGTGTtctgggggctgtgctggctcacCTGAGGATCCTTCCCACAGCACTGCATTGCACCATATGGTTTTGTCTTACCTCTCCCACTTacctgctccttcctctcctcctggccctgcaagTTTGGGAGTGCAGGGCCatctgctgagagcagagggaagaacaTCCTCAGCTGAGAAGGGGATAGAAGGTCGTTGCTGTTAGCACAGATACTGAGTGGTTATTCCGTGTTTACTTGTTGACTCTGATTTCCAATTCCACAGTATCGTGGGAAGTCAGACTGGAAGAACAGCGTTATCAGTGGCTGCATCACGGGAGGAGCCATCGGCTTCAGAGGTTGGTGGTGCCTGCTGGGAACTGTTTCTGTGGTAACTGTGATAAACCTTGAATTTGGTTATGCAGCACACAATGTTCTTAGAGGAACACACACTGCAAACCTCTTTGCATGGGGTTGTGGTGAATGTGAGAGCCCGCTTCAGACTGGCAGAACTGCACCCTCGCTTTCCTGTCAGCTCCAAGGATGAGTGTGGATAAGGAAGGGTTGGTCTACAAGACAGTGAGATTGGAGGAAAATCAGCAAAAttcacttgaaagaaaaatcagatggTGGTGGCTGTCCACACTCTTCTGTGGTGTCATGGGAGAGAGCCAAAAATACAGAGCAACTGAGAAGCTCTTGTGTTAGCAGAGGTCTACTTAGCTCTACCATTTCACTGTCTCTGCTACTCTCCTTTGAAATTAGGACTAAAGAACTCTACTTTCTTCTTTTGTACCATGTGTAAaatgcttttctcctttctcatgTATCAGTTCAAACAGACAATTCTACTTACATGTGAAAGAGAAGGAGCACGGGGGTTTTGGTCCAGCAGCACTAGTGGGGACTTTCCTTTAGTGATAACAGCATCTGGGAAAATCCCCAAGTAGgagagagctgctctgctcatcAGAAATATCAAATTTCTCTCACCTCtccttaagaaaaaaacttGTCCATGGagcataaaagaaaagaaagctcttGCAAGTGCATCTAATTGAGCTTGTTAAGTTGTGTCTGTCCTCGACCTAATCCTCTTAGAGTTGTCAGAGCAGTGGCTGCTCTTCCTATCCCTCCCTAGTCCCACCAAGCCACTTGTAGGGCTCAGATCAGAGCACACTGAAATCAGCAGTGGCCACTGGAGGGTTCTCTTCTGTCCCGTGGGTGAGGCTGAGGACACAGCACCCAGAGAGCAAATCCTGCTGGCCCTGCCGAGGGTTGTACATCAAGCAGTGGCAGTGCCAGAGTTCCCTGGGAGGGCACTGCCAGGTTCCTGCTGGTGTGAGCTCTTTGAGCCAGCACAAGTTAGTgggaaaaagaattaatttcctACTTTGTCTCATTGTTTCCCACCCTTGCCTTGCAGCTGGGTTGAAGGCCGGGGTGATCGGCTGCGGAGGGTTCGCCGCTTTCTCCGCTGCGGTCGATTACTACCTCCGGTAACAGCCGGATCCCTCGGGAGCAacattccctgctgctgtgctgctgctgagagcctGCATCACGGCACAACCATCAGGCTTACCTTTCCACTGCCTCTGGAGTCCTGAGCGGAGCGGCGCTGGCCGCTTTCTGAATGACTAACAGCAATCTGGCTCCGAGCCCTGGcaagctgctccaggcaggctTGTGGGAGCACgggaggatggagccaggcacagagcagcatctCCAGGACGGATCAGCTGACTGTCAGTTTCCAGGAAACACGCCTGGACTCTGAGCTCTTTCGATCCTTTGGGGCTGATTTTGATTAAGTCTGTTGCTGGCATCAAAAGAAGGCAGGAGGACAATCTTCAAAGAGAAATGCACCGATTTAGGTTACCACATATTTGAAGGTGCTGCAAGTGTTCTAACAGTCACCAGTTTGCAGCTTGCTACTTTGTTGGGGAGAGGTAAGATTCTGTGGAGAAATAAGTTTGTTCCAGGCTTTTCTTAA is a genomic window of Corvus hawaiiensis isolate bCorHaw1 chromosome 20, bCorHaw1.pri.cur, whole genome shotgun sequence containing:
- the TIMM22 gene encoding mitochondrial import inner membrane translocase subunit Tim22 — encoded protein: MAAPPPSAPGEPAPPPPPLQYSLLLQHLVGDKRQPRVWDPAALGGIPCPPKSEEQKMVERVMESCPFKAALACVGGFVLGGAFGIFTAGIDTNVGFDPKDPYRTPTAKEVLKDMGQRGISYAKNFAIVGAMFSCTECVVESYRGKSDWKNSVISGCITGGAIGFRAGLKAGVIGCGGFAAFSAAVDYYLR